One stretch of Eretmochelys imbricata isolate rEreImb1 chromosome 1, rEreImb1.hap1, whole genome shotgun sequence DNA includes these proteins:
- the ECHDC3 gene encoding enoyl-CoA hydratase domain-containing protein 3, mitochondrial isoform X1, with product MAASLRLWRLKPSRILRGRVASGFCSGATAGSGQQPPLEKLTSTRQLDGIRHIMLNNPKKRNALSLSMLKCLRDDILHDIKSKALRVIIISAEGPVFSAGHDLKELSSDWDMKHHIEVFDTCAEVMTLLQKLPVPVIAQVNGLATAAGCQLVASCDIAVASEKSQFATPGVNVGLFCSTPAVAVGRALSKKIALEMLFTGEPISAHNALLHGLLSRVVPEDKLEEETMKIARKICEASRSVVALGKATFYRQMALDLDAAYRMTSQVMVDNLTLKDGHEGIEAFIQKRKPTWSHDVSTACK from the exons ATGGCTGCGAGCCTGAGACTATGGAGGCTGAAGCCCTCCCGGATCCTCCGCGGCCGCGTTGCCTCTGGGTTCTGCAGCGGCGCCACCGCTGGATCGGGGCAGCAGCCACCGCTGGAGAAACTCACCAGCACGCGGCAGCTGGATGGCATCAG ACACATTATGTTGAATAACCCGAAGAAAAGAAATGCTCTGTCACTCTCTATGCTGAAGTGTCTCCGCGATGATATTCTGCATGATATCAAAAGCAAGGCTCTCAGAGTCATCATCATTTCAG CGGAAGGACCTGTATTTTCAGCTGGCCATGATTTAAAAGAATTGTCCAGTGACTGGGACATGAAGCACCATATCGAAGTATTTGATACCTGTGCTGAG GTCATGACTCTGCTCCAAAAACTCCCCGTACCAGTGATTGCCCAGGTAAATGGTTTGGCTACGGCAGCAGGCTGCCAGCTGGTGGCGAGCTGTGACATTGCAGTAGCGAGTGAGAAATCCCAGTTTGCTACACCCGGAGTCAACGTTGGTCTGTTCTGCTCCACACCAGCTGTGGCCGTGGGGAGAGCCCTTTCCAAAAAG ATTGCATTAGAGATGCTGTTCACAGGAGAGCCTATTTCTgcccacaatgctttgctgcatGGACTTCTCAGCAGGGTGGTACCAGAAGACAAGCTGGAAGAGGAGACCATGAAAATTGCACGCAAGATATGTGAAGCCAGCCGGTCTGTTGTGGCACTGGGGAAAGCCACCTTTTACAGACAGATGGCACTGGACCTTGATGCTGCCTACAGAATGACCTCCCAAGTCATGGTGGACAATCTGACCCTGAAGGATGGGCATGAAGGAATAGAGGCCTTTATTCAGAAACGCAAGCCTACCTGGTCACATGACGTGAGCACAGCTTGCAAATGA
- the ECHDC3 gene encoding enoyl-CoA hydratase domain-containing protein 3, mitochondrial isoform X2, with protein sequence MLNNPKKRNALSLSMLKCLRDDILHDIKSKALRVIIISAEGPVFSAGHDLKELSSDWDMKHHIEVFDTCAEVMTLLQKLPVPVIAQVNGLATAAGCQLVASCDIAVASEKSQFATPGVNVGLFCSTPAVAVGRALSKKIALEMLFTGEPISAHNALLHGLLSRVVPEDKLEEETMKIARKICEASRSVVALGKATFYRQMALDLDAAYRMTSQVMVDNLTLKDGHEGIEAFIQKRKPTWSHDVSTACK encoded by the exons ATGTTGAATAACCCGAAGAAAAGAAATGCTCTGTCACTCTCTATGCTGAAGTGTCTCCGCGATGATATTCTGCATGATATCAAAAGCAAGGCTCTCAGAGTCATCATCATTTCAG CGGAAGGACCTGTATTTTCAGCTGGCCATGATTTAAAAGAATTGTCCAGTGACTGGGACATGAAGCACCATATCGAAGTATTTGATACCTGTGCTGAG GTCATGACTCTGCTCCAAAAACTCCCCGTACCAGTGATTGCCCAGGTAAATGGTTTGGCTACGGCAGCAGGCTGCCAGCTGGTGGCGAGCTGTGACATTGCAGTAGCGAGTGAGAAATCCCAGTTTGCTACACCCGGAGTCAACGTTGGTCTGTTCTGCTCCACACCAGCTGTGGCCGTGGGGAGAGCCCTTTCCAAAAAG ATTGCATTAGAGATGCTGTTCACAGGAGAGCCTATTTCTgcccacaatgctttgctgcatGGACTTCTCAGCAGGGTGGTACCAGAAGACAAGCTGGAAGAGGAGACCATGAAAATTGCACGCAAGATATGTGAAGCCAGCCGGTCTGTTGTGGCACTGGGGAAAGCCACCTTTTACAGACAGATGGCACTGGACCTTGATGCTGCCTACAGAATGACCTCCCAAGTCATGGTGGACAATCTGACCCTGAAGGATGGGCATGAAGGAATAGAGGCCTTTATTCAGAAACGCAAGCCTACCTGGTCACATGACGTGAGCACAGCTTGCAAATGA